The Chiroxiphia lanceolata isolate bChiLan1 chromosome W unlocalized genomic scaffold, bChiLan1.pri scaffold_48_arrow_ctg1, whole genome shotgun sequence region attttattttggttttgttccctttccctttcccttgtgaaattgtatatattttaaattgtatatatttcaattgtaacatatgtgtaaatatatttatatatatcactttagctgtctctctcgtttcgagttttcttagttggttgtttttctccctcttctccctgaggtttgggggggggacggggatgacttctggtggtaaggtttggagacttggcagggagccagcttcaaaccatatcaaatATATTGAGCCAGAAGCCACCAAGTTCTTTAGCAGTAAGAAAGTCAGTTCCAAGGTGCTGATTTACAGTGACTGAGGCTCTAAACCCCTCTGGCTGATTTCTTCATAACAATTGGAAATGAGAGAATTGAGCAAATACACCCTGAACACTGTGAGGGTTTTGTTCTGTGGTTGTGTTTTCGTTGGttgttggttcttttttttgtcaagAAAGCTTTTCCATTTCTAGCTGGTGTAGGTGTGTCCCTTTTGCATTCCCTTTTCATGGCCATCCTGGAGAATTACCTTTGGTTGAATAAATGCCAATGGAAACAATTTAAGCCAGTTTTGAATTCTCAAGTGAGAGCCCAACAACTCTTGATCTTGAGAGATCTTGTGTAGGTGTAGCTGCTGAGTAAGAAGAGTGTAGAGTGACATCCATagcattttaaaggaaaagaaaaacaacaagaaaagaGCAATCCCATAAACCTCACAGCTCAAAAATACACTTCAACTTGAAACAGTTTGCTTGCAAACAGCTGGTTTAGGTTTGGGTCCAAACCAGCAGAAAGACTTCAGGAAAGTGAGTAAATCCAATACAGAGTTGGTGTGACAGATTactgagaaataaggaaaaggttCATTTCCAGCACATTTTAGACTTTTCCAATTTTATTGTCAAGTTGCACCGAATCTTAACAAATAGACTTTgttaagaataataaaataataaaataataaaactgcaTCTGAGTTTCACTGCTCCTTTAAGACTGAGCAGTAAGACAATGTTATTTCTAATTGCAGGgccacattttaattttgcacaACAAAATTTGGTAGTGAAACTGTTACCCAATGACAAAGGAAAGGATCTTTAAAGACAAGCAAGGCTGTGCACAGGTTTATGGCAGCCCTTCAGATGGACTTTCTTTCATCATTAGATTGTTGTTGATTACAATTAGAAAACTTAgagctttgaaattatttttttatgaccTTGTGGTAGTTTAAAAGCAATAGCTCATTGGTTAAATAGGTTTTAGTGCATGCTTCCTTTTAGTTAATGCTCTGAAAACATATTATCCTGATTTACACATAAAATCCTGCTGAAAAGCACGTGGCATTCCCTGGGATATGTGTGTTTAAGTAGAATGAATTTAGCAGGGAGAGTTATTAAAGAAATCTTCCCTACTCTTGTCCAGTGGACTGTGATCTGTAGTGAAAGGAACACTGAAGCCAGGAGGCCTCCTTAGAGGACTGAATATTcagcaaacacagcaaactGCTGTTAGGTCAgaattaattaggaaaaaagatCAAACCTGGATATACTGGATTTTTCCCCGTGAGACagatttgcttttccattttgcttAGTATTGCCTTGAGAGTCACATcataaaacttgttttgcaAGATTTCCTTGATGTCAAATTTCACTCCTTTGCATACATCAATTGttattctctcttctccttctcctccttctttttctctcttttctctctcttctttctctctctctctctctctcctctcatctctcttctctctctcttcttcttttctttgcttctttccacCAGGATTCTTTTCCAACGGcattctttttgttctctgtcttctgtttcttttccatttttcttctcttacatTCTCTTATGTCACCTCatgtgaatttaaaaatgaaaagaaaaattaaaagtagttttttaaaaaaaactcattgtgaaaaaaaaaacacatttaaaaatattccaaattcTCAAACATTTGCATGATATCTATCTACCTTCAGAATAATATAATCTCTCATTTTATTAGAGAGcaggaaatgttttaaacaaagttCTTAAATGCAAAATTGTGACCATTTCCTTTCTAGAGGCAGTTTAAGGAGACAGCAGGatagagcagggaggaggaaagagctcTCCTACATCTCTCATCAGTGACCCAGCTAATTAACTAGTGTCAGTGGCAAGCTGGGCATTGTCCATTCCAGTTCCTTTTGTCCAGACAGATGATTTCATGGGGATACAAGGGTAGGATTGCAAAAGTGCTTGTGTGGAAAATTGGGAGTTGTTCTAATGAAACCAGAATTCTTCCCTAAGCTCTGCAGTGTTGAACTGATTGTCATTTTCCTTAGTGCTgccttcttcttttcttcccctctcccaggctgtTGAGCACATCTTTCAGTGAGCTCACCCCGTGTCTGTtcttggttttggggggtgttgTGGATGGCAAGAGATGAGAGAAGTGAGTCTCCTTCCTGAACAGTTGTGTCTTCAGGCTCTGGCAGTGGGAGGCACAGAGGTGCCCTCTTTGCTGCTCCCTTTCCTAAAGTGCAGCCAGCTGGGGCTCAGCCTGACCCCACAGATCAGAAAGGGCCCCCTCAAGGTTGCTTTCAACTAAGGCTTAATGAGTCCCTGCTCATCAACCTGCGGAGTTTTCCCAGCAGGCAGTGACACTCCAACTGTGTCCTTCTCTTCCgattccctgcttccctttgCCTCCCCCCCCGTGCTTTTGGGGCTGGGCAGATCTCCCGCAGCTTTTTATTCTGGAGTAGCTGCGATTCATCTTGTTCGATTGGAGTGGAATTCATCCCGTTTCCGAGGCCAATGGGAGGAGCGAGCGGGCGGCCATGTTGTGCGGGGGGcggggaggaaggagctgagaTGGCGGCGGCTCCCTCACAGCCACGGCCCACGATGGCcggggagcaggggcagctccgCACGGCTCCCGGGCGCGCTCCCCGCCGCTCGCTCGGGGGACACCCGTCCGGCGCCCCGGGTGCCGCGCTCGAGGGCCGAGTCGGGCCCGGCACTCTGAGGGCTGCGGGGCTGCGGAGGGCGGCGAGCGGGGCTGCCGAGAGGGGCTGGGACTGCGAGCGCGGGGCCGCCCTTGGCCGCGGGAAGGGCGAGCATGGGAGCAACGCCCCGTCCTCGGGGCCCCTGGTGCCGGCCAGCGGTTGCTGTTCGCCAGGTAAGTGCCGGAGTCAACGCGCTCCTCCTTGTCCTTTGTCCttgggagggaaaacaaaatgtccTCGGAGCCGGGAGGGGGAGGGGgcgctgcctctccctgccccccctGCCGCCCGTCGCCGCTCGCTGAGGGGACCCGCGGGGAGTGTCGGGGACCCCCGCCCGTGTCCTGCCcgtggggggtgagggggagcGGCGGGACCGGGGGAGCCCCGGTGCCCCTCGGCGGCTGCGGCGGACGAGGGGGGCTTCTGCCAACCAGCCTGGAACTGCAGTGCAgcggaggagggagggggagaggcgAAGGCTGTACATCATCGTCACTGAAATGTTTAGCTCCGGGTCGCTGTAAAGAGCGTTTGTTGCCAGTCACTGCTCAGATGGGGATATGTTTTCGTAGTTTGTGAGAACAAAGACGCCGTGtccttttctcttaaaaataaaacttggtgtggtttgctgtttttttttgtttgtttgttttggtagGATGTTGGCTTTTAACTCTTTGTAaaccagtaaagaaaaaaaccaggctGTGGATGAGACAGATTAGTGTTTTGCTGAAACAATAGAGAAGAATTGACTTCACTGGGAAAACAGCAGTTCAGGTGCAgaactttaaagaaaactctTAAGAATTACGTGCAGTTTGATTTTGCAATTAAAACGGCCATGCAGAAACTTAGaagcttggaaaaaacaaagctcGGTCATGCCACGCCTGCAGTTTAAAGCTGGCAAAATAGTACGGTTGTGATTTAGACGATAGTACCGGAAGAAAAGGTAGTTATTTAAATATGAGTTACACGATAAGGAAACGGATGAGTTTGTGTGTTACGTGGAAAGCTTTTGAAAACGTTTCTTGGGTGTCAGGTTTGGTTTTAGTGTTCAGTTTATGCGTTTTGCAGAGACCTCACAGTCATTTCTCTTTCCGGAGCgttttttatcttcctttcgGTGCCTAATAATTTTAGAAGTTGTAGAACACCTTTTGCAAGACTTTCTAAAAATGCAGGTTTAAATGGAATGCCTGGCGTTTGTTATGCCTTAGCTGGCATTCAGCAATTACCAGTGTAAGGGCAGAATTGTAATTCTGAATGTATAAAAAGTCTAAATTAAAACTTTATAAATTAAAACTGTATAAATTAAAACTTTAGTTTTAATTGGAGGTTGTGTTTAGCCATATTTGTTGGATTTCTATCGTGTACCCTTGAGCAAGGTTATAAAACTCCATGCAGGTTTTAAACATTGCAGTTGGAGGTAAATCTCCATTTTTCGGTGGTTCCTCTGCAAATGTGAATCTGTCATTGCAACAATATAAGTTTGCCCTTTTTTGGAAATAGAAATACAGGTTTTAGCAACCACTGGACTTCTCCACCTTTATGCAAAATGTTCCGTGTCTTTATTTTAGATTTGGATTATGGTGGTTTTCTAACCCAGCAGCAGTTGTGCAGTATAGAACAGGTTCTGGCATACACACTGTGCCCTAAAGAAAGTTCTGGCTTTAGGTGGGTGTCTGctggatttctcttttcttaaagatgttatgggatttttttttttttttgatagcttTGAGTGGTTTCTTttaacaactgaaaataaaatagcaagTAATTgtctcaaaaaataaattcctcttAATTTGTAATGTGTTTTGTTTaacagttctgcttttttatatTCAAGGTGTAGGAATTGGCATTTATATTTGGATACCTTTTAATTTAGCagtgaatgttttttaaaattgtgtttttaCCGACTGATTCCAGACTTCTTCTTATGTATGAAGTAGTGGGGATGATAACTATaactgctgtaaaataaaataacatttttgtcttCACCAGAGGCAAGCAAAGTTGGCTAGAGGTAGTGCAGATATAGTGTTCCTTTTGTTAAAGACCCTGGTTTGGGATCTGATGAAAGGTTAAAGAAGCTGAAAgctttaaatctgttttctaaagGGCaagaaagatgcatttttgGGGAAGGTCAGGCAAGGTAGGACTTAAAATTCAGAGAAACTGATGACAGAAACCCTTTTGAAATAACTTTGCTGCCCCttgaggttttatttaattttacctAGGCTGGTTCTAAAGactttaatgtgaaaataaagcacaagGGGTGAGGGGGATTGGGTGCTAAGTTACTCAATAAAACAAGGTTAAATTTGCATTTGGTCTCTATaagtctttcaaaattaaaggaatggaagacagaagagcagATTGCAGTTAGTCCTGAGAAACACAGATGGTGTGTGTTGTGTGTCAGTCACTGTCATCTCcagtgtgttttatttcagccaagaatatccttttatttttagagttgAGTTGTAAAGATACAGTTACTGCTCTCAGAAGTTTTCTTGACGTAATAATTACCTAAAGATCAATACATTTCAGGCACGTGActtgttctgcttttctaaagcaaaatgctgaaaatttccatccttttgtttcttctggtaGAATGCCATGAACAATCCCTTATTGTCTGAGTGGCTTCAGAGGAATGGTTCATGAGTTATTTTCTCAGGTAGGAGTGGCTGTAACTTGTGGTAGTATGTTCATTtccttggttatttttttctcttgaaatttgCCTTTTTGCTACTGtgcagatggaagaaaaaaatctgattttttatGTGGAGGGGGGGATACATTTTGTAAAGTATCTGGActtttagaaagctttttttttttttttgcagatgcAGGTAGACTGCCTTCAAATAATGTCATGTTTCTGTGCTACTTCTGTATAAATTTGAGTTTACCCAGGCTGCCTGGTTAGAGCAAGTGTGTTCTGCTCTGTACCAATAATTTTCtgatgttaaatatttcagcaggTCCAGGACTTCCAGGACTGTCCTGGTGGCTGTGATCACAAGTGATTCATCAGAGCCACTTGAACAAGAAGAGCCTTTCTGAACAAGGGCATTTCTGAGGCTCTTGCTGGATTTTTGCCTTCCAGCTGACCATCTTTGACTTCAGGGAGGTGGGTCTCAGGCTCAGGAAGAAGCCGGACAGCCCTCAGGAGACAAAGCTGCCCAAGACTGTCCGGCCCCCAGGCCCGAGTGAGAACTCCAGGTACAAGGCagccttttcctgcccttttccttgctgtttgATGTGACACTTGAAGAGGCTGCGTGCCTTGCCTCCAGCTTATTGAAACCCCTCAGTGTCCAGGTCCTGTTGGCGTTGCagagtgctgctggtggtggagtTCCTTCTGCTGGGGCAAAGGCAAAACGTTTTCTGCTGGTGAGATGCTGGAGTCCTGATCTGTGCTAAGCCAAcacaaataatttctgctgAAGCTGGTGTTTAGCTTTGCTGGAGTTTAGCTACCGTGGCGAAGGCACGAGAGCGGGGGAAGGCTGGGGCAGGACACAAGGGCACGAGCTTGCCATTTTCCATTGTCCCACTGAAAGAGCCACCTCTTGCTTTGGTGTTGTCACTGGCAAATGCTGGGGGTCACAGGGTTCCCTGCACAGTGGCGGTGCTGGCCTTTGGAGGCTGAGGGCCTGAGGTAATTACTCCCGATCTAACACAACTCCAgttgcccagcactgctgagaaaagAGCTGAACCTTATCCTCATCCAGCACTCACCTCATTTGTCCTATTCCTATCTACTGTGGTACTTTCTTTTTGCCCTTAATCTTCTCTGGTGCTGTTCTCTTCTTACTGGTGTCTCAGCTCTAGAGTCTGGAGTTGTGTGGGCCTCAGTCTCCCTGCCTCAGAGTAAAGGTCACCCAAAGATTGTTTCCTGTGGAGTCTGATGTAAATTCTTGAGTTTCACTTACTGCTTGAGTGCTCAGTGAgtgcccagagctctgggaccccattagcacagggctgtgctggaggtaaGCGCTGCCTGGCattttggagaaggaaagctggagaaactCCTGCCAAAAGAGCTGCTCAGCTTGAGCCTGCTCGGTGTGGTCCAGCAGCTTTTGatcagctcagagcagaggtgggTGAGCTACTGTTCCCTCAGTGGCAGCTGGGCAGACCTAGTCACCAAGAGCCTGTCCTTCACTGGGGATCCACAGAGGAGAGTCATTCACGAAccttcctcccagcagctgaacctctccctgctctctctcGCCTCTCCAGTTCTCATCACCTGACCGGAACAAGACCTTGCTTGAGCCTGTCCCATCCGAGCTGGTGTTTCAGAACCGTGTCCTTGGCAAGGTCTGTGAAACGCCCCTGCTTCTGAGCAATAGAGCCAAGGTAAGTGCTGGGATGTGACTCTTTAACACTGTGTAGGAGCACCTGGAGGAGACCTCGGTGTTCCTCAACCAGACGACAGGAGGAGACGGCAGAGAGAGACCGGGCTCACGCAGGGCTGACCAGCGAGTCAGGGGGCTCCACGCCTCAGGGCTCTGGCCTGTGTTGCAAACTCCTCTCCCTTCTGACCTCAGAACCAGtggaggagcacctggagcACACCTCGGTGTTCCAAGGACAGAGACTCCCTGCTGACTCACCATGGcagacagggaggaggaggaggcccccaaagggagggaggcaggtgaGAGCAAAGTGCCCCTCccacagcctggcagaggggctgtcaGGGTGGGCAGCACAGGTGCCATGCCCGGGGCCATtgtctctctccctgcagcatgcctgctgtgccagccaCCAGAGGCTGACCTGGACATCTTGTGGGGAAAAACTCCAGAAAATGGGCTCTAGGCCCACGAGTTCTGCCTGGTGAGTTGCTCTGTGGGCTCCCTCCACTTTTTGACAGGCAGTCCCTGCCACTCTCTCCTCATCAGCGAGCgtccttttcctgcagttttttgTCAGCAACTCTCCTGACCGCCCGGTTCAGGGACTAGAAGACTGGAATATTGGCGCAAGGGAGATCCCAGATATAGTCTCCCAGGCGGCTCAGCAGGTGAGAACCTGGCAAGAGCAGGGAGATTTGGGCCAGGCAAGGTTTGCTGGAGCTCAGCCCAGACCCCAAGCAAGaaagcccagcccttcccaacAGCTCTGGGACAAGGAGGAggccctgaggctgctgctgctggggctgctctgctctttccagagctgctgcatctgTGGCCAGAGTGGGGCCACCATCTCCTGCTGGGCAAGAGACTGTAACCTGAGCTtccacctgccctgtgccaagCAGGGAGGCTGTGTCACCCAGTTCGTGGCACCGTACAGGtacctcctgtcccctcctcacCACCACCAGGGAAGGGCCCAGCACTTCTCACCTCAcccaccccttttccccccagggcCTTCTGCCCCGCACACAGCCCACAGCAGGCAGTGGAGGCAACTCCAGAGCCAGGCACCCAATGCCTCATCTGCTTGGAGTCTGTGGAGGACAGAAACACCTTCAACACCCTGGTGTGCCTGGCCTGCAGAACCGCCTGGTTCCACAGGGACTGCATCCAAGTAGGAGTGGTTCTGTCACCCcagggggcacagcaggggctcagcagcaccagggcctCACTCTGGCTGCTTGTGtttctcctgcagggacaggctctgcATGCTGCTCTTTTATCCTTCCAGTGCCCCCTCTACAGAAATCATGACATATTTCACAGGGATATGATCACCATGGGGATCCAAATCCCCTTCAGGTTGGTGTCCTTCTGCCTGGCTCACAACACAGGGGGTGCAAGTGCTGTgccgtgccagggcctgccccagcagtcctggccctgccctggtCCGTGAGTCCCGGGTTCAGCTTCCCGCAGGAGCTGGAAATGGCacagggggaaggcagggacaccctgcacCTGCCCAATGttggggcagagggagctcatcagttttcccttttcccatcagAGAGTCATCACGGGAGGACATTAATGCTTTCGCCGAGTTCGGAGAGAGACACAGGCGCTGCGATGCCAGCGAGTGCCTTTGTCcaggaggcaggcaggaggcagaggagcaggggtAAGTTGCCAAAGCTgcaccccagggctctgcagggcttgaAGCAGAAGGACCCAGCAGAAGAGCTCAACCAGATAATCCCATGCTTTGGACACTTTGTCCTCACCTCCATGAACCCGTTTGCTTCCCCAGGCCCTGGGAactgctcctgtgctcctcctgtgctgctgagggcacCCACAGACACTGCTCTGGCCTGAGGGACAGCGTAACCAGCTGGGAATGTGATGGCTGTGCTGGTCTGGGCACAGGTAAGAGGCAAACAAACCTGGTGACCCTGGGCCTGGTGCCCCTGGGCCTGGCAGTGGGTGCCCAGGGGGGGGTTGGCAGAGCCGCACTGCTCTGGCCTATCTTGTCCCAGGTCTGGAACGATCTtgtccctcctgcttcccctcacAGCCTCCCGAGATGACTCAGGGCTTGCTGGTGTCAGCGTGGCCAGACAGTCAGGACTGGAGCCTTCTGACAGCTCCAGGGAACCTGAAACcatcagccccagcacaggcagcctggTGCTACCAGGGCTGTCTCCCAGTTCTCCAGCACTGGAGACcgtcagccccagccccagcgccCAGCTGCCATCTCCTGGATCTTCAACACCAGAGACCAGCAACCAGTCCCGCCAGCCAACGGGACTGGTTAATGCAGCCAGTGACAGGAgccactgggagggactgggtgTCCCTGCACTATAAATTCTGactatttaaacaaaataaaggaccCTGCAGTGCCTTCCTTGTCCAAGCCCCTTCTTCTCAGATGGTCCTAAAGGACAGCACACTGCAGGACAGGGGGTATTTGCAAACGGGAAGGGGACAATaaccccagcccagcagcactgccagggagcagcagtgcttggtctttgcagagctgctctcttgcCACTCCCACACTGTCCTCCTGAGCCCCTTTCTCGGTGTGAGGCCTGAGTGCTCTCTGAGCACAGTCCTGGGGGCTGGAAACccttggagcacaggcagggacaggccctgggaacttgtgaagcagagctgggctcccttCCGGCATctccaggatgctgtgggatctTCTGAGGCCACTGCATGGACTGAGTCACTTCTTCTGGGACCTTGCTCCAGGGCTGCAACTCTCCTGCAGTGACACCATGacactcctgctctctgctttccaggttCCATTTTCAGATCCACTCTTcccctcctgttcccagggacatcctgggagtgcttcagagctgccatcctggggcagctcctgcccagtgTGGGCGGGCACAAGGtctctccccctgctcctctcccatccccggtgccactgttttctgcagcctcctcctccttgcccagcacagccctcctggcacagttGGACACAGCCCTTGTTCTACCCCCTCCTCAGGCACCTGCCCaaccccctcagctccagcctgatGGCCAGAAACCTTCAGGGCAGGGAGACACCGGGCAAAATGCTGAGGAAACCTTTCAGCTGCACTCAAATCCAATTGGAGGGGTTGGCCTCTAGGGAGAAATCCCTTCTCATTCTCCAGAACCAGCAGGACAACCTGTGTTGTGTTCTGGTCCTTCCTCTGCAAGTGTGGGCTATGGAAAAGGTTTTGGTGTCCGGGATATTGAGAAGGCTGGGCAGTGTCACTGGGAGACTC contains the following coding sequences:
- the LOC116781479 gene encoding G2/M phase-specific E3 ubiquitin-protein ligase-like; this encodes MITMGIQIPFRLSSREDINAFAEFGERHRRCDASECLCPGGRQEAEEQGPWELLLCSSCAAEGTHRHCSGLRDSVTSWECDGCAGLGTASRDDSGLAGVSVARQSGLEPSDSSREPETISPSTGSLVLPGLSPSSPALETVSPSPSAQLPSPGSSTPETSNQSRQPTGLVNAASDRSHWEGLGVPGCHYLVN